GAGTCACGCTGTGTGAACTGAGAAAAAACCTTCCGTTCTTTGCTGTGGGGCGTTGTGCCGGGGGAACTGTAATCCCGTAACCTTCCACGTACAACAGCGCTACGTCAAAGGCCTTGACAAGGCACATGTCTCCCCTTAGAATCAGGCGTCACCCTGAAAAATACCTTTCAGTATAATGGTGCCAAGACATATGAAGTGCTCGGCAAATTTCTTCCTGGTGTGCCTTGCTTTTCTTGTTCTTGTCATTACCCTGTCTCCATATTCATCTGCAGGTGACCTTAAAGGACTGGTAACAGAGACTGTTCTGTCGAACGGGCTCAAGGTATTGCTGCTGGAAAATCACAAGGCTCCGGTCATTACCTTTCAAGTCTGGTATCGTGTAGGATCCAGAAATGAGGAGTACGGCAAGACAGGTATTTCTCACCTGCTCGAACACATGATGTTCAGGGGCACGGAAAGAGTAGGGCCGGGAGAACTGGCCCGCATCATTCAGGAGAACGGAGGGCAGCACAATGCGTTTACCTCTGCCGACTCCACGACTTATTTCCAGAATCTTAAATCTGACCGGATCGGTGTATCACTGGAACTGGAGTCTGACCGGATGCAGAATCTCGTCCTGCAGGAGGAAGGTTTTCGGACAGAGCGATCGGTAGTGATGGAGGAGCGGCGGCTCAGGACTGATGACAATCCCAAAGCGGTCGCGTGGGAGCAGTTGTGGGCTGCGGGCTTTCAATCGCAGCCGTATCACTGGCCGGTGATAGGGTGGATGGAAGATATTGCTCGACTGAGACTCGAGGATGTCAAAGCGTACTACAAACGCTTCTATAATCCTGTCAACGCGGTGCTTGTGGTTGTCGGCGATTTTGACAAGAAGACTCTTCTTGAGAAGATCGAGCGCTCCTTTGGAGCCATACGAAGGGGGGTATTGCCTGGGCAGAGGGTTTCGATTGATGAGCCGCACAACGGACAGCGGAGAATTACCGTAAAAAGAGAGGCACGCCTCGCTTCAGTGGTAATGGGATTCCACGTGCCCAATCTGCGGGGACTGTCGGACAAGGGCGCGTCCGAGATTCAGGATGTCCAGGAGAGCCGGGACAGTTACGCTCTCGAGGTCGTGGAGGCTTTGCTTGGATGGGGTGAAAGTTCGAGACTCCAGTCCAGCCTAGTCCGGGGGAAGAAACTTGCACTTGCCGTTGGGGTATCTCACCCTTTGCTTTCAAAGGACCCGTCTCTCTTTACCATAAGCGCTGACGTTCTTCCCGACAAAAGCGTGACGGATATTGAGAGGGCCACGGATGAGGAGATAGAGCGTCTGCAACGTGAGCCCGTGAGTGAACGGGAATTGCAGAAAGCAAAAAACCAATTGGAGGCAAGCTTCATCTTTCAGCAGGACTCCATCTTCTCTCAGGCGTCACAGCTTGCCCGTTACGAGATGGTATCAAGCTGGAGGAACATTGATGCCTATCTCCCGTCCATTCGCGCCATTTCCGCAGAGGATATTCAACGGGTAGTGAAGCGCTATCTCACACCCGACAACAGGACAACAGTAATTCTAAGGCCGGTTTCGCCCTCGAAGACCGCCACAAGTCCTTCATCGGCGAGCACCGAGGAGCAAGTCAGATAGCAAGGAGTTTCTTCTATGCTGGAGGCTCACCTGTGATACTGCGTAAGCGCTTTGTTTTCACATTGGGAGTCGTTGTGTGGATAGCGCTTTCCTTCGGCTCGCTCCACGCGATGCCGCCCGTACAGAGAAGTGTGCTGCCGAATGGTCTTATCGTGATAAACGCCGAAGAAAAGACGCTCCCCTTCGTGACGTTCAAACTGCTCATCCATGCAGGGGCAAGAAGAGACCCAAACGGGCAGGGAGGGTTGGCAAGCCTTACCGCAAGAGCCCTGCTCTTCGGCACAGCGAAACAGACCATGGCTGGCATCAATGAACAGCTCGATTTCATGGGTGCTTCTCTCTCTTCTGACACTGGGAGGGATTACGCGGTGATCTCCTTCCGTGTGCTCAAGAAAGACCTTGACGCCGGATTGAAACTTTTCATGGAGGTACTGAGTCAGCCTGCCTTCCCCGAGCAGGAGGTCGCGAACGAAAAAGCACGAACCCTTGCGGCCATCAGGGCTTCAGAGGACCGGCCAGGGGAAGTCGCTGACAAGGCCTTCTTGAACGCTCTTTATGGCCCGGGGCCTTACGGACAGCCCGTGATCGGGACCAGAGAATCAGTAGAACATATAACGACCGAGAGTCTGCGCCGCTTTCACCATTCGTGTTACGGCCCCGGCAGTAGTGTCATGGTTATTGTGGGAGATGTGAGCGAGAGAGACTTGAAGGATACGGTGCTGACGCAACTCTCCGCATGGAACCAGGCCGCTACGCCTGCACCCTCTTTAGAGATAAAGGCTGAGAGAGGCTCAAAGAGAGTGAACATTGACCGGCCCCTCACACAAGCCAACGTCGTTATCGGCCATGAAGGCATCAGAAGAGACAATCCTGATTTTTATGCAGTCAGCGTCATGAATTATATCCTTGGCGGTGGCGGGCTCAGCTCGCGTCTCATGCACGACATACGGGAAGAAAGAGGTCTTGCTTACTCGGTTTCCAGCAGCTACGATGCAGGCAAGTATCAGGGGTCTTTCCGCATCGTTCTTCAGACGAAGACCACCTCGGCTTCCGAGGCTATTTACCTCGCGCTGGCCGAAATGTCAAAGATGCGCAGCGCCCCGGTTTCAGAAAAGGAATTGGAGGGCGCAAAAAAATATCTTATCGGGAGCTTTCCCTTACGACTCATCACTCAGGAAGGTATAGCCGGTCTCTTACTGCAGGTCGAGTATTTCGGCCTCGGGTTTGATTATGTCGATCGATACCCTGGACTCATTCAGGCGGTGACGATCGAGGATGTACTCAGAGTTGCAAAGCTGTATCTGCACCCCGATGATTATATTCTCGTAGAGGTGGCAAACCTCAAAGAGACAGGGGCGGAAAGCCAGACCCGATAGGGTTGCAAGCTATGAGTTGTCAAACCCGCTTGCGGGTGTCCGGGGGCTACTGCGAAAAAGGAAATGAGAACGTAAAAAGTCGGCGACAGGTAAAGGAGGCATCCACATGAAAGTCAGGATCGATGCAGAAGCTTGTGTGGGCGACGGCGCTTGTGTTGATGTGTGTCCCGATATTTTCGAAATGGTGGATGACATTGCTCGCGTGAAAATGAGCACTGTGCCGCAGGAACTGCAGGCAGCATGCAAGGAGGCTGCGGACGAGTGCGTGGTCGAGGCCATTATTATCGAAGAGTGAAATTGACGGGCTGAGGGTTCCAGCTCAGATCCGTCTGCCTTTGCACCCGTGACACGTTTAGACCGCTCGGCATCAGGCCAGGCTCTGTAGAAGGTCGAGACTCTTTTCCACGTCTTCAGCCTCGATGATCTCCAGAATAACCTGAAGGTTCTTTTTTCTTATCAGCAGTTCTTTGAGAGCCTTCAATTCTCTGCAGTCTTCAGTCAACCCCCAGTGGTCCCTGATACCCCCGCGAACTCCGTTGACCCTGTGCATGTGCACAAAGTCGACCTTCTCAACAAGATCAGGCTCCAGAGTTTTGACAAATCGGATGGAATCTATCCCGGCGACCTCCAGGTGACCTATGTCCAGGGTGATCGATGTGGCGTACTCCCTCCAGAAGAGTTTGATGTCCTTGTTTGCGCCTGAGTTTTCTATCGAGACGACACAGAAGCGAGAGAGTTCGCCGAGACCTTCACGATAGGCGTCGGCTTCTTCATCAACGAGCCTCTTTTTCCCCCGCGTCGACTCGTCGTGAACGATAAGCGCCAGGTCCGCGTTCCTGGCCATCAAGCGCAGGTCGTCCATCATGATTTTTCTGCGCTCCGGCCGTATTTCCGCAAGAAAATATTCTACCGGGTGGATCACATATCTTTTGTGTGAAGTGCGGCAGGCATCGACCGTCTTGAGCATGGTATCAAGGGCGTTCGGCCACCGATGAAAAACAGAGACCTGGAGGAAGTCGGCGGCAAATAGATCTATTTCACCCGGTTGAGTCACCCTGTAGGCGCATTTCAGAGGGTGGTTGCTTGTTGTGTCGGGAGACCCGGCCGCCAGGTCATTCAAGATAAGACGCCCACTGGTTCGCTGTCTCGAGGATGTAGTTTTTGGCCACATTTGGAACGATGCGGTTATGACCCGGGAGCAGAATCTTGACCTCGATGCCCGCGAGATTCATCAGTGACTGCTTCAGCTGAGACGCGTCCGCCCCGTGGAGATCAAAGCGGCCTATCGCATAATCAGCGTAGATGACATCTCCCGGTATTAAAATCCCCTGGGCCTTGTGGTAGAGCGCTATGCCGCCCATCGAATGGCCGGGAATATGGAGGACTTCCCATTTCATGTCCCCGATCTCCAACGCTTCTCCGCCTTGCAGCTTCCGGTGTACCTTGAATGTGAAGGCGCCGTCTTTGAGCCTGTACTGCGCCTGGCACATTTGCTTGAACATTTGCATGCCGTAGACGCCTCTGTCATCGCCCTGTTCCAGCGGGTCCGCTTCGAATGCGTGTACCCAAAGCTCTGCTGAAGGAAGCTCCTTCATGATTTCGCCCAGGCAGCCGATATGGTCAAGGTGCGTGTGCGTCATAATGATCCTTCGTATCGCAGAGAGCTTGAGACCGGCCTTTGTGAGGGATTGGAGCTTGTACGCTCCCTTTCCGGCGAGCCCGGCGTCAACAACTGTGAGATCTTCTGATGAGGGCATACCGATGACATACATGTGCGAATCGGGTATCATCTCGTCCTGCCCCTGGATGAAATAGACGCCCTTTGTGACTTCAGTCATTGAGGTGCTCCTTGGATGTATAAAGATCACGCCGGAATGCAGCGCGCTGGTCCCACGCATACATTAAACCATTGGCCCCTTCTTTGCAAGCGACTCTGAAGCGGATTCGCGAGTCTGTTCGCTGCACGCTTTCCGCTTTACAGGACCGAAAATAGTGACTATGCTAAAACAAGCATTTACACTAGGCGGGCAGGGGAGGTCGCAATGGCTGTCTTGAACACGGTCTTCTTGGGTATTTCGACGGTGGCACTTGTTATTCTCATGGTAGTGGTGGTGGCTACCCTACTTGAGATACTCAAAGTGATTCGCGCTCTGCGGCCACTCACTGAGGCCGCGGCAAAATCATTCCCCGAAGCCATCACAGAGGCAAACCTCGCGCTGAAGAGTCTGAGAGAAGTGACAGAAGAGGCCATAGCCATAATGAGCGATGTAAAGGAGGTGTCCGGTGCTGCCAGAGCAGTCGGTGACAATGTGAGGCGGGTAAGCGACAGTGCCCGACGCCTGGGCACAGACATAGAAGGCATAAGCTCAGCCGTTTCAGGCAGAGTCTCAGGCATCAGGGCGGGAGTGAGGGTGGCACTTTCGGTCATTGAAAAAGGCTTACGAAAAAAATGATGTGTGCGCGGGTTGCGTTATATAG
This DNA window, taken from Syntrophorhabdales bacterium, encodes the following:
- a CDS encoding pitrilysin family protein, with the protein product MILRKRFVFTLGVVVWIALSFGSLHAMPPVQRSVLPNGLIVINAEEKTLPFVTFKLLIHAGARRDPNGQGGLASLTARALLFGTAKQTMAGINEQLDFMGASLSSDTGRDYAVISFRVLKKDLDAGLKLFMEVLSQPAFPEQEVANEKARTLAAIRASEDRPGEVADKAFLNALYGPGPYGQPVIGTRESVEHITTESLRRFHHSCYGPGSSVMVIVGDVSERDLKDTVLTQLSAWNQAATPAPSLEIKAERGSKRVNIDRPLTQANVVIGHEGIRRDNPDFYAVSVMNYILGGGGLSSRLMHDIREERGLAYSVSSSYDAGKYQGSFRIVLQTKTTSASEAIYLALAEMSKMRSAPVSEKELEGAKKYLIGSFPLRLITQEGIAGLLLQVEYFGLGFDYVDRYPGLIQAVTIEDVLRVAKLYLHPDDYILVEVANLKETGAESQTR
- a CDS encoding MBL fold metallo-hydrolase, giving the protein MTEVTKGVYFIQGQDEMIPDSHMYVIGMPSSEDLTVVDAGLAGKGAYKLQSLTKAGLKLSAIRRIIMTHTHLDHIGCLGEIMKELPSAELWVHAFEADPLEQGDDRGVYGMQMFKQMCQAQYRLKDGAFTFKVHRKLQGGEALEIGDMKWEVLHIPGHSMGGIALYHKAQGILIPGDVIYADYAIGRFDLHGADASQLKQSLMNLAGIEVKILLPGHNRIVPNVAKNYILETANQWASYLE
- a CDS encoding pitrilysin family protein, whose protein sequence is MKCSANFFLVCLAFLVLVITLSPYSSAGDLKGLVTETVLSNGLKVLLLENHKAPVITFQVWYRVGSRNEEYGKTGISHLLEHMMFRGTERVGPGELARIIQENGGQHNAFTSADSTTYFQNLKSDRIGVSLELESDRMQNLVLQEEGFRTERSVVMEERRLRTDDNPKAVAWEQLWAAGFQSQPYHWPVIGWMEDIARLRLEDVKAYYKRFYNPVNAVLVVVGDFDKKTLLEKIERSFGAIRRGVLPGQRVSIDEPHNGQRRITVKREARLASVVMGFHVPNLRGLSDKGASEIQDVQESRDSYALEVVEALLGWGESSRLQSSLVRGKKLALAVGVSHPLLSKDPSLFTISADVLPDKSVTDIERATDEEIERLQREPVSERELQKAKNQLEASFIFQQDSIFSQASQLARYEMVSSWRNIDAYLPSIRAISAEDIQRVVKRYLTPDNRTTVILRPVSPSKTATSPSSASTEEQVR
- a CDS encoding ferredoxin; protein product: MKVRIDAEACVGDGACVDVCPDIFEMVDDIARVKMSTVPQELQAACKEAADECVVEAIIIEE